The proteins below come from a single Cupriavidus pauculus genomic window:
- a CDS encoding tripartite tricarboxylate transporter substrate binding protein, with translation MPLPGWPGSDSRAKTRPDPPPYRTPASIPPDVARRRLLAALACLPLARGGSEAWAADAAIHMLVGYGAGGGADHIARLLADSLTGDGVLTLVENRPGAAGQVALNEVVRAGPQRQTLLLGTVGSVSISPLLPNPNAQAGSAPGMASRAAGGAPRVDGGAVALPGAPGGPRVPPALQPIAVVASTPHVLLIGGDGARFGSGDAIAALRARLAQARQQPGELAYASLGIHSSAHLVGELMCHEAGVTMTHIPYPGSARALIDLQGGHVTMLVSTLQASLPLMRQGRVRALAVTGRTRSPLAPATPTFAEAGIDGMWQDAWYGVLAAPSVTRAQCAALSRRFQRLLLDAALQRRLGQDGAEPLGLTGARAIDYLDRQREIWRQAVALVSHRIA, from the coding sequence ATGCCTCTCCCCGGGTGGCCCGGTTCCGATAGCCGCGCCAAGACGCGTCCAGACCCGCCGCCGTATCGCACTCCCGCAAGCATCCCGCCAGATGTCGCCCGCCGACGGCTGCTGGCCGCGCTCGCCTGCCTGCCGCTTGCCCGCGGCGGGTCCGAGGCGTGGGCGGCCGACGCGGCGATTCATATGCTGGTCGGCTATGGCGCGGGCGGCGGAGCGGACCATATCGCGCGCCTGCTCGCGGACAGCCTGACTGGCGACGGCGTGCTGACGCTGGTCGAGAACCGCCCCGGCGCGGCGGGGCAGGTCGCGCTGAACGAGGTGGTGCGTGCGGGTCCGCAGCGGCAGACCTTGCTGCTCGGGACGGTCGGCTCGGTGAGTATCAGTCCGTTGCTGCCGAATCCGAACGCGCAGGCGGGATCGGCCCCCGGCATGGCCAGCCGCGCCGCCGGTGGCGCCCCTCGTGTCGATGGCGGCGCGGTGGCCCTCCCGGGCGCCCCGGGCGGGCCACGCGTGCCGCCCGCGCTTCAGCCGATCGCCGTGGTCGCCAGCACCCCTCACGTGCTGCTCATCGGCGGCGACGGCGCGCGGTTCGGCAGTGGCGACGCCATCGCGGCATTGCGCGCGCGCCTTGCGCAGGCCCGCCAACAGCCGGGCGAACTCGCCTACGCCTCGCTTGGCATCCATTCCAGCGCGCACCTCGTGGGCGAGCTCATGTGCCACGAGGCGGGCGTCACGATGACCCATATCCCCTATCCGGGCAGCGCCCGGGCGCTCATCGACCTGCAGGGCGGCCATGTGACGATGCTGGTCAGCACGCTGCAGGCCTCGCTGCCGCTGATGCGCCAGGGGCGCGTCCGCGCGCTGGCGGTGACGGGCCGGACCCGCAGCCCGCTGGCACCCGCCACGCCGACGTTCGCGGAGGCGGGTATCGACGGCATGTGGCAGGACGCCTGGTACGGCGTACTGGCCGCGCCCAGCGTCACGCGTGCCCAGTGCGCCGCGTTATCGCGCCGCTTCCAGCGGCTGCTGCTGGACGCCGCCCTACAGCGCCGGCTGGGGCAGGATGGCGCCGAGCCGCTGGGGTTGACCGGCGCCCGGGCCATCGACTACCTCGACCGGCAACGGGAAATCTGGCGTCAGGCGGTGGCGCTGGTGTCGCACCGGATCGCCTGA
- a CDS encoding MFS transporter encodes MSLPADPRRTSAAFYLYYVSLYAPVAITISFFPLWIRAQGLSEQQTGLVLALGAGLAVLVNPMIGAMADQARSRKTILLAMVAASAMSAAMLTLADGFVGVLLVFLATRACSASLLPLSESIAIAGVARHGLNFGRLRSAGSMAVVAMSIVLGWLVDRAGTDIIAIVFLVAYIAQGLVGLALPGDAVRVGQRVQGPIMQVLRRPGFMLFLCSAAVSQACHGFFYSYGVLFWKREGFSGAAIGYLWALGVVAEIVVFTVGARIVARASAPRLIALACAASALRWTLIGMAPRMEVAVIAQLLQGATLGFTQLGAAEYMRSRMPANVLSSSTGVYAAFTGLLTAASVYAGSFLFASVGGRAFLLPAALCVVGMASAMMLARSRAERAADAPTRVTA; translated from the coding sequence GTGTCCCTGCCTGCCGATCCACGCCGCACCAGCGCGGCTTTCTACCTGTATTACGTGTCGCTCTACGCGCCCGTTGCCATCACCATCAGCTTCTTCCCGCTGTGGATCCGCGCGCAGGGCCTGAGCGAGCAGCAGACCGGCCTCGTGCTCGCGCTCGGCGCGGGCCTCGCCGTGCTGGTCAATCCGATGATCGGCGCGATGGCCGATCAGGCCCGCAGCCGCAAGACGATTCTGCTCGCGATGGTGGCGGCCTCCGCGATGAGCGCCGCCATGCTGACCCTCGCCGACGGCTTCGTCGGCGTGCTGCTGGTGTTCCTGGCCACGCGCGCCTGCTCCGCCAGCCTGCTGCCCCTCAGCGAGTCCATCGCCATCGCCGGTGTCGCGCGCCACGGCCTCAACTTCGGCCGCCTGCGCAGCGCGGGCTCGATGGCCGTGGTGGCCATGTCCATCGTGCTCGGCTGGCTCGTCGATCGCGCGGGCACCGACATCATCGCGATCGTGTTCCTCGTGGCCTATATCGCGCAGGGCCTCGTCGGCCTCGCGTTGCCCGGCGATGCCGTGCGCGTGGGCCAGCGCGTGCAGGGGCCGATCATGCAGGTGCTGCGGCGCCCAGGGTTCATGCTGTTCCTGTGCAGCGCCGCGGTATCGCAGGCCTGCCACGGGTTCTTCTACAGCTATGGCGTGCTGTTCTGGAAGCGCGAGGGATTCTCCGGCGCGGCCATCGGCTATCTTTGGGCGCTCGGCGTGGTCGCGGAGATCGTCGTGTTCACCGTGGGCGCACGCATCGTCGCGCGTGCCAGCGCGCCAAGGCTCATCGCCCTGGCGTGCGCGGCGAGCGCGTTGCGCTGGACGCTGATCGGCATGGCGCCGCGCATGGAGGTCGCCGTGATCGCACAGTTGCTGCAGGGCGCGACGCTTGGCTTCACGCAGCTTGGCGCGGCCGAGTACATGCGCTCACGCATGCCGGCCAATGTCCTGTCGAGCAGCACCGGTGTCTATGCGGCATTCACGGGTTTGCTCACCGCAGCGAGCGTCTACGCGGGCAGCTTCCTGTTCGCAAGCGTCGGCGGCCGGGCGTTCCTGTTGCCCGCAGCCTTGTGCGTGGTGGGGATGGCGTCCGCGATGATGCTCGCGCGCTCGCGTGCCGAACGCGCGGCGGACGCGCCCACGCGCGTCACCGCATAA
- a CDS encoding BON domain-containing protein, which produces MKKTAQTLRIVAVAAALAFAGGAHALDMGGGGFIKVATTSDNSKAPPANNAPGMPGHTEGDKEKLPAATTDAKLGDKVENTADNAKQGVTDGALTTKVKTKLLATKDLKSTGIHVKTKDRVVNLTGTVPSKEQHELALSTVRSVEGVTSVNDSLKVSSR; this is translated from the coding sequence ATGAAGAAGACTGCACAGACCCTTCGTATCGTTGCCGTCGCCGCAGCACTCGCCTTCGCTGGCGGTGCTCACGCCCTGGACATGGGCGGTGGTGGTTTCATCAAGGTGGCCACCACCTCGGATAACAGCAAGGCACCGCCTGCCAACAATGCGCCGGGCATGCCGGGCCATACGGAAGGCGACAAGGAAAAGCTGCCTGCCGCCACCACCGATGCCAAGCTCGGCGACAAGGTCGAGAACACGGCCGACAACGCCAAGCAGGGCGTGACGGACGGCGCGCTGACGACCAAGGTCAAGACCAAGCTGCTCGCCACCAAGGACCTCAAGTCCACGGGCATCCACGTCAAGACGAAGGACCGCGTCGTGAACCTGACGGGCACCGTGCCCTCCAAGGAACAGCATGAGCTCGCGCTGAGCACCGTGCGTTCGGTGGAAGGCGTGACCTCGGTCAACGACTCGCTCAAGGTTTCGTCGCGTTAA
- a CDS encoding FAD-dependent oxidoreductase → MSHNLDHLPTAEEGAVYSPLMLRRHQMYPCLTAAEIERVSAFGIRREWVADDYVVRTGGPGMGMILVLAGHVRVLQRDGLERAALVTEHGPGNFLAEIGQLSGSPELVDGIALDAVTAVVIPPERLRALLVAEAELGERIMRALILRRAALIERGRGPILVGRSDDSRMSLLQAFLRRNNHPHTVIDIDADADAARVFAADTGAPHDLPLVVCPGGNLLRRPDAGQLASCLGLLPEFQPEQVYDVTIVGAGPAGLASAVYAASEGLCVTVLDSLSPGGQAGASARIENYLGFPTGVSGQTLASRAFAQAQKFGAHIAIPLEVDRLQCSGRGDETHQVVLTDGRCIRTRAVVIACGAAYRRPPLSRLAEFEGRGVYYWASPVEARLCAKQEVVLVGGGNSAGQAAVYLATHAAHVHVVIRGPGLEQSMSRYLIDRIAAQPNITVHCHTEVEALGGAHQLDDVTLRHRDTDVRTHMAVRHVFLFTGAEPNSRWLRDCDIRLDAKGFVVTGFDAERGQAGSGSLQTSVPGIFAVGDVRSGSTKRVATAVGEGAAVVSQVHAYLAAHAMV, encoded by the coding sequence ATGAGCCACAACCTCGACCACCTGCCCACTGCGGAAGAGGGCGCCGTCTACTCGCCGCTGATGCTGCGGCGTCACCAGATGTACCCCTGCCTGACCGCGGCCGAGATCGAACGCGTGAGCGCGTTCGGCATCCGGCGCGAGTGGGTCGCGGACGACTACGTCGTGCGCACCGGCGGCCCCGGCATGGGCATGATCCTCGTGCTGGCAGGCCATGTGCGCGTGCTGCAGCGTGACGGCCTCGAGCGCGCGGCATTGGTCACCGAGCATGGACCGGGCAATTTCCTTGCAGAGATCGGCCAGTTGTCCGGCAGCCCCGAGCTTGTCGATGGCATTGCGCTCGATGCGGTCACCGCCGTGGTGATACCTCCCGAACGTCTGCGTGCGTTGCTCGTGGCGGAAGCCGAGCTCGGCGAGCGCATCATGCGCGCGCTGATCCTGCGCCGCGCGGCGCTGATCGAGCGCGGACGCGGTCCGATTCTCGTCGGCCGCAGCGACGACTCGCGCATGTCGCTGCTGCAGGCCTTCCTGCGCAGGAACAATCATCCGCATACGGTCATCGACATCGACGCGGACGCCGATGCGGCGCGGGTGTTCGCGGCCGATACGGGCGCGCCGCACGATCTGCCGCTGGTCGTGTGCCCGGGCGGCAACCTGCTGCGCCGGCCCGATGCGGGGCAACTGGCCTCGTGCCTCGGCCTGTTGCCGGAGTTCCAGCCCGAGCAGGTCTACGACGTCACGATCGTCGGGGCGGGTCCCGCGGGACTGGCCTCCGCCGTGTACGCCGCGTCGGAGGGGCTATGCGTGACCGTGCTCGATTCACTATCGCCGGGCGGCCAGGCGGGCGCGAGTGCGCGCATCGAGAACTATCTCGGTTTTCCGACGGGCGTGTCCGGGCAGACGCTTGCGAGCCGCGCGTTCGCGCAGGCCCAGAAATTTGGCGCGCATATCGCGATACCGCTCGAGGTGGACCGGCTGCAATGCAGCGGCAGAGGTGACGAGACCCATCAGGTGGTGCTCACGGATGGGCGGTGCATTCGCACGCGCGCCGTGGTGATCGCCTGCGGCGCCGCCTATCGCCGGCCGCCGCTGTCGCGGCTTGCCGAGTTCGAGGGGCGGGGCGTCTATTACTGGGCGTCGCCGGTGGAGGCGCGCCTCTGCGCGAAGCAGGAGGTCGTGCTCGTGGGCGGTGGCAATTCGGCGGGGCAGGCCGCGGTGTATCTGGCCACGCATGCCGCGCATGTCCACGTGGTGATTCGCGGTCCGGGGCTCGAGCAGAGCATGTCGCGCTATCTGATCGACCGGATCGCCGCGCAGCCCAATATCACCGTCCATTGTCATACGGAAGTGGAGGCGCTGGGCGGCGCGCATCAGCTGGACGACGTGACGCTGCGCCATCGCGACACCGACGTGCGTACGCATATGGCCGTGCGCCACGTCTTCCTGTTCACGGGTGCCGAGCCGAATTCGCGGTGGCTGCGCGATTGCGATATCCGGCTCGATGCAAAGGGCTTCGTGGTGACCGGGTTCGATGCCGAGCGGGGACAGGCGGGCAGCGGCTCGCTGCAGACGAGCGTGCCCGGCATCTTTGCCGTGGGCGACGTGCGGTCGGGGTCGACCAAGCGCGTGGCTACGGCAGTAGGCGAGGGCGCGGCCGTGGTGTCGCAGGTCCACGCCTACCTCGCCGCGCACGCCATGGTCTGA
- a CDS encoding sensor histidine kinase: MTTPTRPLLTPEERAALRGARVSMLGELCATVVHDVLQPISASVMRGHAALRWLRLSQPDVPEAIAAIERLIVDADRAMEVVTRFRAMASDKPGAPETLVLNALTRECLAWLDHEFDRHRIAVETTLPRDDLRLLGERVPLQQVLVNVLMNAIQAMAMARPADDSRWLRVTLARVGREAEIAVQDNGPGLDDAVMARMFDAFYTTRPDGMGMGLAICRTIAHAHGGNIRAERPREGGARIVIRLPLLGMP, translated from the coding sequence ATGACCACACCGACCCGACCTCTGCTCACGCCCGAAGAGCGCGCCGCGCTGCGCGGGGCACGCGTGTCGATGCTTGGCGAACTCTGCGCGACCGTGGTCCATGACGTGCTGCAGCCGATCTCCGCGAGCGTGATGCGTGGCCATGCCGCCCTGCGCTGGTTGCGGCTCTCGCAGCCGGACGTGCCCGAGGCCATCGCTGCCATCGAGCGCCTGATCGTCGACGCCGACCGCGCGATGGAGGTGGTGACGCGCTTTCGCGCCATGGCGAGCGACAAGCCGGGGGCGCCCGAGACCCTCGTGCTGAATGCCCTCACGCGCGAGTGCCTGGCATGGCTCGACCATGAGTTCGACCGCCATCGCATCGCCGTGGAGACCACGCTGCCGCGCGACGACCTGCGGTTGCTCGGCGAACGCGTGCCGCTGCAGCAGGTGCTCGTCAACGTGCTGATGAATGCCATACAGGCCATGGCGATGGCGCGTCCGGCCGACGACAGCAGGTGGCTGCGCGTGACGCTCGCCCGCGTGGGCCGCGAGGCCGAGATCGCCGTCCAGGACAATGGCCCGGGCCTCGACGACGCCGTCATGGCACGCATGTTCGATGCGTTCTATACGACGCGGCCGGACGGCATGGGCATGGGACTCGCCATCTGCCGCACCATCGCGCATGCGCATGGCGGCAATATCCGTGCGGAGCGGCCGCGCGAAGGCGGCGCCCGCATCGTCATCCGTCTGCCGCTGCTCGGCATGCCCTGA
- a CDS encoding response regulator transcription factor produces MNPSFLLPSRERVLPDALVYIVDDDPHMNGALADLLRSVGIASRGFLAAQEFLQSELEDLPGCLVLDVRLRGTNGLDLQEHLRLHGIDLPIIFITAHGDIEMSVRAMKAGAHDFLTKPFRDQVFLDAVSGAIEADRCKRATFRCGLDLRARFSSLSDREREVMLLAASGLMNKQIAGRIGISEVTIKIHRSKAMRKMAARTFADLVKMVHELGDAAARQEPAFAVPRATAMPAARAAG; encoded by the coding sequence GTGAATCCCTCGTTTCTCCTCCCGTCACGCGAGCGCGTCCTGCCCGATGCGCTCGTCTATATCGTTGACGACGACCCCCATATGAATGGCGCGCTCGCGGACCTGCTGAGGTCGGTCGGCATTGCCTCGCGCGGCTTTCTTGCCGCGCAGGAGTTTCTGCAGAGCGAGCTCGAGGACCTGCCGGGCTGCCTTGTCCTCGACGTCAGGCTGCGGGGCACCAACGGCCTGGATCTGCAGGAACATTTAAGGCTGCACGGTATCGACCTGCCGATCATCTTTATCACGGCGCATGGCGATATCGAGATGTCCGTTCGCGCGATGAAGGCCGGCGCGCATGACTTTCTGACCAAACCGTTCCGCGATCAGGTGTTCCTCGATGCGGTGTCCGGCGCCATCGAGGCGGACCGCTGCAAGCGCGCCACGTTCCGGTGCGGACTCGACCTGCGCGCGCGATTCTCGTCGCTGAGCGACCGGGAGCGCGAGGTGATGCTGCTGGCGGCGTCGGGACTCATGAACAAGCAGATCGCGGGCCGTATCGGCATCAGCGAGGTCACGATCAAGATCCATCGCAGCAAGGCCATGCGCAAGATGGCCGCGCGCACGTTCGCCGATCTGGTGAAGATGGTCCACGAACTGGGCGATGCGGCGGCGCGGCAGGAACCCGCATTTGCGGTGCCGCGTGCCACCGCGATGCCGGCCGCGCGCGCGGCCGGCTGA